In one window of Pseudoalteromonas espejiana DSM 9414 DNA:
- a CDS encoding septal ring lytic transglycosylase RlpA family protein: MRISQLVFTLSFSLILAACSSQPIVISSNGEVTQVGKASYYANKYHGRTTASGETFSQSAATAAHLDFAFGTKVKVTNLANNKSVIVRINDRGPYVRGRVIDLSLGMFKKIADPKVGIIDVSVSVLKD, encoded by the coding sequence ATGCGTATATCACAGTTAGTTTTTACTTTAAGTTTTAGCCTTATATTGGCTGCATGTAGTAGCCAACCTATTGTTATCTCATCAAATGGCGAAGTAACTCAGGTGGGTAAAGCCTCATACTATGCTAACAAATACCATGGGCGTACAACAGCTAGTGGCGAAACGTTTAGTCAAAGCGCAGCGACTGCCGCGCACTTAGACTTTGCTTTTGGCACTAAAGTAAAAGTAACTAACTTAGCTAATAATAAATCGGTAATAGTAAGAATAAACGACAGAGGCCCATATGTGCGTGGCCGCGTTATTGATTTATCACTAGGGATGTTTAAAAAAATAGCCGACCCTAAAGTCGGCATTATTGATGTGTCTGTTAGTGTTTTAAAAGACTAG